Proteins from a single region of Alphaproteobacteria bacterium:
- a CDS encoding GNAT family N-acetyltransferase, translated as MTIRPGTTRSESNTAVAIRTARPDDADAVRAVLEASYPALMAGAYPPAVLAALLPRMVDANPRLLGSGRYYLAEVAGAVAGCGGWSRERPGGGAAEPGLGHIRHFAVRADRAGRGIGRALMQRCLAEARADGVVLLECYASLNAEGFYRAMGFRTVGPLDVRMGPGPALPSMLMRRPVGA; from the coding sequence ATGACGATCCGACCAGGGACGACCCGATCAGAGTCGAACACGGCGGTTGCAATCCGCACCGCGAGGCCGGACGACGCCGATGCCGTGCGGGCGGTGCTGGAGGCCTCCTATCCGGCACTGATGGCCGGCGCCTATCCGCCCGCCGTGCTGGCCGCGCTGCTGCCGCGGATGGTCGACGCGAACCCGCGCCTGCTTGGCTCGGGACGCTACTATCTAGCCGAGGTCGCCGGTGCGGTCGCCGGGTGCGGCGGCTGGAGCCGGGAACGGCCGGGCGGCGGTGCGGCCGAGCCGGGGCTCGGTCACATCCGGCACTTCGCGGTGCGGGCCGACAGGGCCGGCCGCGGCATCGGCCGCGCCCTGATGCAGCGCTGCCTTGCCGAAGCCCGCGCCGACGGCGTCGTCCTGCTCGAATGCTACGCCAGTCTGAATGCCGAAGGCTTCTATCGGGCGATGGGCTTCCGGACCGTCGGTCCCCTCGACGTGCGAATGGGACCGGGCCCGGCGCTGCCCAGCATGCTGATGCGACGGCCGGTCGGCGCATAG